The following are encoded together in the Micromonospora lupini genome:
- a CDS encoding MFS transporter, which translates to MTGSGGQRGSCRTPGCRGPWDVGTARHSVLGGRPAPRISARAPPDETGHAAPPDPRHHSEHLTRADAAPGEQQARPRQSEDGIVTSTISSRETSGTDRTASWAGVVSLSLGIFAIVMAEFLPASLLPRIAGDLGVSVGAAGQAVSVTAFAGALSALLISVVLPRADRRRVKIGLTLLAIISNLIVALAPNLLVLLAARLLLGVALGGFWALATAMAAHLVPTHHLGRALTLINAGVAVATVAAVPLGAWLGDVWGWRAVFLLGAGVAALALIVQAATLPSITPTGASGLRALGSVLRSGVVRAGLLAILLIFSGHFSGFTYIRPAAESMSGIDAGGIAVLLLVFGVANFLGTALAGPLADRSPRTGVFLFPAVLGAGMLAMYVTGGSVAGLFVATVLWGFGFGGLPTTVLSWGARTQPARLEQVGGVIATVCNIAIAAGAIAGGILVDEVAASLPLLVGGLGAIVGAALLASLRQRG; encoded by the coding sequence ATGACCGGGTCAGGCGGTCAGAGGGGGTCCTGTCGCACCCCCGGCTGCAGAGGGCCCTGGGACGTCGGGACAGCCCGTCATAGCGTCCTTGGCGGCCGGCCCGCGCCACGCATTTCCGCCCGAGCGCCGCCCGACGAGACGGGCCATGCCGCTCCACCTGACCCGCGCCACCACTCCGAACATCTCACCAGGGCTGACGCGGCGCCCGGCGAGCAACAGGCACGACCACGACAATCAGAGGACGGAATCGTGACCAGCACGATCTCATCGAGGGAAACATCGGGGACGGACCGAACGGCATCCTGGGCCGGGGTCGTCTCCCTGAGCCTCGGAATCTTCGCCATCGTCATGGCGGAATTCCTGCCCGCCAGCCTGCTTCCGCGAATTGCCGGCGACCTGGGTGTGTCGGTCGGAGCGGCGGGACAGGCCGTCAGCGTGACCGCGTTCGCCGGCGCCCTCTCGGCCCTTCTCATCTCGGTGGTTCTGCCCCGTGCCGACCGGCGGCGCGTGAAGATCGGCCTCACGCTGCTCGCCATCATCTCCAATCTGATCGTCGCGCTGGCACCGAACCTCCTCGTACTCCTGGCCGCGCGCCTTCTGCTCGGTGTCGCGCTCGGTGGGTTCTGGGCGTTGGCGACAGCCATGGCCGCGCACCTGGTGCCCACCCATCACCTCGGTCGCGCGCTGACGCTGATCAACGCCGGCGTGGCGGTCGCCACGGTCGCGGCCGTGCCCCTCGGCGCCTGGTTGGGTGACGTCTGGGGGTGGCGGGCGGTGTTCCTGCTCGGTGCCGGCGTTGCGGCGCTCGCCCTGATCGTGCAGGCGGCGACGTTGCCGTCCATCACGCCCACCGGCGCGAGTGGGTTGCGGGCACTCGGATCGGTCCTGCGCTCCGGCGTCGTACGGGCCGGGTTGCTCGCGATCCTGCTGATCTTCAGCGGCCACTTCAGCGGATTCACCTACATTCGGCCCGCGGCGGAGAGCATGTCCGGAATCGACGCCGGCGGCATCGCCGTGCTGCTGCTCGTCTTCGGCGTCGCCAATTTCCTCGGCACGGCACTCGCCGGTCCCCTGGCCGACCGCTCGCCGCGTACCGGCGTGTTCCTGTTTCCCGCAGTGCTCGGCGCGGGAATGCTCGCCATGTACGTCACCGGCGGCTCGGTGGCCGGCCTGTTCGTCGCCACCGTGCTCTGGGGCTTCGGGTTCGGCGGTCTGCCGACAACGGTGTTGAGCTGGGGTGCCCGCACCCAACCGGCACGACTTGAGCAGGTCGGCGGGGTGATCGCGACCGTCTGCAACATCGCGATTGCCGCCGGCGCGATTGCCGGAGGAATCCTCGTCGACGAGGTCGCGGCCAGCCTGCCACTGCTCGTCGGAGGCCTCGGCGCGATCGTCGGCGCGGCGCTGCTCGCGAGTCTGCGTCAGCGCGGCTGA
- a CDS encoding helix-turn-helix domain-containing protein, translating into MSNELGAFLSARRALVTPQQAGIPDVGVRRVPGLRREEVAMLAGVSADYYLRLERGRDRNPSVQVLESIARVLQLDDEHLAYLLTLVAGAPRKRRRRPRKETVPSGALKLLDSLAQPAFIEGRYFDILASNSLARALSPGLAEGGNQLRDLFLNPAEQALHPDWENLTECFVASLRQAVGTDIDDPRFIELTGELSLASARFRQLWGRHEVRGQSGTPIRIRHPQVGDLILNRERLSIGGAEGLMLVVYHPDAGSSNAEKLSLLASAGLHVSGTAQHAVR; encoded by the coding sequence ATGTCGAACGAGCTTGGCGCGTTTCTGAGCGCTCGACGGGCGCTGGTGACACCGCAGCAGGCAGGTATCCCGGATGTGGGCGTACGGCGGGTGCCGGGGTTGCGGCGCGAGGAGGTCGCGATGCTCGCCGGCGTCAGCGCGGACTACTACCTGCGCCTGGAACGGGGCCGCGATCGCAATCCGTCCGTGCAGGTCCTCGAATCGATCGCACGCGTCCTGCAGCTCGACGACGAGCACCTGGCGTACCTGCTGACGCTTGTCGCGGGCGCTCCCCGAAAGCGCAGACGCCGACCGCGCAAGGAGACGGTTCCGTCCGGCGCGCTCAAGCTCCTGGACTCCCTCGCTCAGCCCGCCTTCATCGAGGGCCGGTACTTCGACATCCTGGCCTCGAACAGCCTCGCCCGAGCCCTCTCCCCGGGCCTGGCCGAAGGCGGGAATCAGCTCAGAGATCTGTTCCTGAATCCGGCCGAGCAAGCACTGCACCCGGATTGGGAGAACCTCACGGAATGTTTTGTCGCGAGCCTGCGCCAGGCCGTGGGCACCGACATCGACGATCCTCGGTTCATCGAACTCACCGGGGAACTCTCGTTGGCGAGCGCGCGATTTCGCCAGCTCTGGGGACGCCACGAGGTACGCGGCCAGAGTGGCACGCCGATTCGGATCCGTCATCCCCAGGTCGGAGACCTGATCCTCAATCGGGAACGGCTGAGCATCGGCGGGGCGGAGGGACTGATGCTCGTCGTGTATCACCCCGACGCCGGGTCCAGTAATGCCGAGAAGCTGTCCCTCCTGGCCTCCGCGGGCCTGCACGTCAGCGGCACGGCGCAACACGCGGTCCGGTAG
- a CDS encoding TMEM175 family protein has protein sequence MSADQGNDDARRIRDGTGGPALRSETSRLLAFSDGVFAIIITLLVLDLQPPRVARGQLLHALVEQWPAYLAYVTSYLLVAITWLNHRAAFHRVVGSGKGLQWCNLGVLFTTALLPFATSLVSQAVRESDLANERTGVAVYGLVGMLLSTSWLVLYHYLTHRHDLVDPAVSRGFFPAERRRAAVGIVGYALAVLIGFVTDPLFALTIFLVLPVFYSLTSSGLYELRHLRRPRG, from the coding sequence ATGAGCGCCGATCAGGGCAACGACGACGCCAGGCGGATTCGCGACGGCACCGGCGGCCCGGCGCTGCGGTCGGAGACGTCCCGCCTGCTGGCGTTCAGCGACGGGGTCTTCGCCATCATCATCACGCTCCTGGTGCTCGACCTCCAGCCGCCCCGGGTCGCCCGGGGCCAGCTGCTGCACGCGCTCGTCGAGCAGTGGCCGGCCTACCTGGCCTACGTGACGTCGTACCTGCTCGTGGCAATCACCTGGCTGAACCACCGGGCTGCTTTCCACCGGGTGGTGGGCAGCGGGAAGGGTCTGCAGTGGTGCAACCTCGGGGTGCTGTTCACGACGGCGCTGCTGCCGTTCGCGACCTCGCTCGTCTCGCAGGCCGTGCGGGAGAGCGACCTGGCGAACGAGCGCACAGGCGTCGCCGTCTACGGTCTGGTCGGCATGCTGCTCTCGACGAGTTGGTTGGTCTTGTACCACTATCTGACCCACCGGCACGACCTGGTCGACCCGGCGGTGTCGCGGGGGTTCTTCCCCGCGGAACGGAGGCGGGCCGCGGTCGGGATCGTGGGGTACGCGCTGGCGGTTCTCATCGGATTCGTGACGGACCCGCTGTTCGCGCTGACGATCTTCCTGGTCCTGCCGGTCTTCTACAGCCTGACCAGCAGTGGCCTCTACGAACTGCGCCACCTGCGCCGCCCACGCGGATAG
- a CDS encoding aspartate-semialdehyde dehydrogenase, with product MRIGIVGATGQVGGVMRQVLAEREFPAEQVRLFASARSAGRTLPWRDGEVTVEDAATADYSGLDIVLFSAGKGSALELAPRVAEAGAVVIDNSSAFRMDPLVPLVVAEVNPHAAADRPKGIIANPNCTTMAAMPVLRPLHAEAGLVGLVVSTYQAVSGAGLAGVAELDEQVRKVAEHAAGLAFDGSAVEFPAPRSFAEPIAFNVLPLAGSIVDDGSFETDEEQKLRNESRKILEIPDLKVSGTCVRVPVFTGHSLQINARFARPITPQRAHELLADAPGVALTAVPTPLQAAGQDPTYVGRIRADETVEYGLALFCSNDNLRKGAALNAVQLAELVAAERR from the coding sequence ATGAGGATCGGCATTGTGGGGGCCACCGGCCAGGTCGGTGGCGTGATGCGGCAGGTGCTGGCGGAACGGGAGTTCCCGGCGGAGCAGGTGCGGTTGTTCGCCTCGGCGCGGTCCGCCGGGCGGACGCTGCCGTGGCGCGACGGCGAGGTGACTGTCGAGGACGCGGCCACCGCGGACTACTCCGGGCTGGACATCGTGCTCTTCTCGGCGGGCAAGGGCTCCGCTCTGGAGTTGGCGCCCCGGGTGGCCGAGGCCGGCGCCGTGGTGATCGACAACTCGTCGGCGTTCCGGATGGATCCGCTGGTGCCGCTTGTGGTCGCCGAGGTCAACCCGCACGCCGCCGCCGACCGCCCGAAGGGCATCATCGCCAACCCCAACTGCACCACGATGGCCGCGATGCCGGTCCTGCGCCCGCTGCACGCCGAGGCCGGTCTGGTCGGCCTGGTCGTCTCGACGTACCAGGCGGTCTCCGGCGCCGGGCTGGCCGGTGTCGCCGAGCTGGACGAGCAGGTCCGCAAGGTCGCCGAGCACGCCGCCGGGTTGGCCTTCGACGGGTCGGCCGTGGAGTTCCCCGCGCCGCGCTCGTTCGCCGAGCCGATCGCCTTCAACGTGCTGCCGCTGGCCGGCTCGATCGTCGACGACGGCTCGTTCGAGACCGACGAGGAGCAGAAGCTCCGCAACGAGAGCCGCAAGATCCTGGAGATCCCCGACCTCAAGGTCTCCGGCACCTGCGTCCGGGTTCCGGTCTTCACCGGCCACTCGCTCCAGATCAACGCCCGCTTCGCCCGCCCGATCACCCCGCAGCGGGCCCACGAGCTGCTCGCCGACGCGCCAGGCGTCGCGCTTACCGCCGTGCCGACGCCGCTGCAGGCCGCCGGTCAGGACCCGACCTACGTGGGTCGTATCCGCGCCGACGAGACAGTCGAGTACGGGCTGGCGCTGTTCTGCTCCAACGACAACCTGCGCAAGGGCGCGGCGCTCAACGCCGTACAGCTCGCCGAGCTGGTGGCCGCCGAGCGGCGCTGA
- a CDS encoding CBS domain-containing protein: MTTVGEFMTTRLVTMDGNDTLIAAAQEMRDSAIGDVVVTDGDSVVGIVTDRDITVRGVAENMDPGSTRLNEITSRDVITVSQYDDAVSAADLMRTYAVRRLPVIDDGRLVGLVSMGDLAVEREPQSVLADISADDPNN; encoded by the coding sequence ATGACAACGGTCGGAGAGTTCATGACGACCCGGTTGGTGACGATGGACGGCAACGACACGCTTATCGCCGCCGCGCAGGAGATGCGCGACAGCGCGATCGGCGACGTGGTGGTGACCGATGGCGACAGTGTCGTCGGTATCGTCACGGACCGGGACATCACGGTCCGTGGTGTCGCGGAGAACATGGACCCGGGCTCGACCCGGTTGAACGAGATAACCAGCCGCGATGTGATCACCGTGAGCCAGTACGACGACGCGGTGTCCGCCGCGGACCTGATGCGCACGTACGCCGTACGCCGACTGCCCGTGATCGACGACGGGCGCCTGGTCGGGCTGGTCTCGATGGGCGACCTCGCGGTCGAGCGCGAACCGCAGTCGGTGCTGGCCGACATCAGCGCCGACGACCCGAACAACTGA
- a CDS encoding nucleotidyltransferase family protein, whose protein sequence is MLTGERELRELVAANAWLTRALTVVRDSGLPDAWIGAGVLRDLVWGERYGDGFDPATVRDVDVVFFDPTRLSRDDDHRATARLAAAWAAPPWEARNQAAVHTWYASKFGGDPIPAYRSVVEAVATWPEYATAVAVRLRPTGGLEVCAPYGLGDLLGGVWRHNPARVDVTLSRQRLARHRPAHRWPGVTVVEPR, encoded by the coding sequence GTGCTGACGGGCGAACGGGAGCTGCGGGAGCTGGTCGCCGCCAACGCCTGGCTGACCCGGGCGCTGACCGTGGTCCGCGATTCGGGACTGCCGGACGCCTGGATCGGCGCGGGCGTCCTCCGCGACCTCGTCTGGGGCGAGCGGTACGGCGACGGGTTCGACCCGGCGACGGTCCGCGACGTGGACGTGGTCTTCTTCGACCCGACGAGGCTGTCCCGCGACGACGACCACCGGGCCACCGCCCGACTCGCCGCAGCCTGGGCAGCGCCGCCGTGGGAGGCACGCAACCAGGCGGCGGTGCACACCTGGTACGCGTCGAAGTTCGGCGGCGACCCGATCCCCGCGTACCGCAGCGTCGTCGAGGCGGTGGCCACCTGGCCGGAGTACGCCACAGCCGTGGCCGTGCGGCTGCGCCCGACAGGTGGGCTGGAGGTCTGCGCCCCGTACGGCCTGGGTGATCTGCTGGGCGGGGTGTGGCGGCACAACCCGGCCCGGGTGGACGTCACGCTGTCCCGGCAGCGACTGGCTCGCCACCGGCCCGCGCACCGCTGGCCCGGCGTGACCGTGGTCGAACCACGCTGA
- a CDS encoding 3-deoxy-7-phosphoheptulonate synthase — MPTVTTPETDRVSDQRIDRVVPLTTPALLHHELPLDAPLAAAVLTGRRAVGRVLDREDDRLLVVVGPCSVHDPAAALEYAERLRAAADRLADDLLIVMRVYFEKPRSTVGWKGLINDPGLDGSGDVNTGLRRARALLLDVLRLGLPVGCEFLDPITPQYIADTVGWGAIGARTVESQVHRQLASGLSMPIGMKNRPDGSIGTAVDAIRAAGVPHVFPGIDFSGTPAIMHTRGNTDGHLVLRGGGGRPNYDAESVAGALDLLRAAGLPERLVIDASHANSGKDHRNQPLVAADVAAQMAAGQRGITGVMLESFLLPGRQDLDPTRELVYGRSVTDACLGWDDTAEVLDHLATAVRARRATLPTPA, encoded by the coding sequence ATGCCCACCGTGACGACCCCGGAGACCGATCGGGTCAGCGATCAGCGGATCGACCGTGTCGTGCCGCTGACCACGCCCGCCCTGCTGCACCACGAGTTGCCCCTGGACGCCCCGCTCGCCGCGGCCGTGCTGACCGGCCGTCGCGCGGTGGGTCGCGTGCTGGACCGCGAGGACGACCGCCTGCTGGTGGTCGTCGGCCCGTGCTCGGTGCACGACCCGGCCGCCGCCCTCGAGTACGCCGAGCGTCTGCGCGCCGCCGCCGACCGGCTCGCCGACGACCTGCTGATCGTCATGCGGGTCTACTTCGAGAAACCCCGCTCGACGGTCGGCTGGAAGGGCCTGATCAACGACCCCGGGCTGGACGGCAGCGGCGACGTCAACACCGGCCTGCGCCGGGCCCGGGCGCTGCTGCTCGACGTCCTGCGCCTCGGCCTGCCGGTGGGCTGCGAGTTCCTCGACCCGATCACCCCGCAGTACATCGCGGACACGGTGGGCTGGGGCGCGATCGGCGCCCGCACAGTGGAGAGCCAGGTGCACCGGCAGCTCGCCTCCGGCCTGTCCATGCCCATCGGCATGAAGAACCGCCCCGACGGCAGCATCGGTACCGCCGTGGACGCGATCCGCGCCGCCGGGGTGCCGCACGTCTTCCCGGGCATCGACTTCTCCGGCACCCCGGCGATCATGCACACCCGCGGCAACACCGACGGGCACCTGGTGCTGCGCGGCGGTGGCGGTCGGCCCAACTACGACGCGGAGTCGGTGGCGGGCGCGCTCGACCTGCTCCGGGCGGCCGGGTTGCCGGAGCGCCTGGTGATCGACGCCAGCCACGCCAACAGCGGCAAGGACCACCGCAACCAGCCGCTGGTCGCCGCGGACGTGGCAGCCCAGATGGCCGCCGGCCAGCGCGGCATCACAGGCGTGATGCTGGAGTCGTTCCTGCTGCCCGGCCGGCAGGACCTCGACCCGACCCGCGAGCTGGTGTACGGCCGTTCGGTCACCGACGCCTGCCTCGGCTGGGACGACACCGCCGAGGTGCTCGACCACCTGGCCACCGCCGTACGGGCCCGCCGGGCCACCCTCCCCACCCCGGCGTGA
- a CDS encoding M16 family metallopeptidase codes for MTLIADRPGPGAARPYRFPPVVRRAAGGGQVVAAHLPGQNLAVALLLLDAGAGRELTGKEGLGGVLAKALEEGTAQRDATAYALAIEALGTELVTGLDWDSFQISVQVPVDRLTAAVQLLAEAVRTPRLDPADVRRVRDDEATALRMDWANPGPRADAALRADLFGADNRWGRPMYGDPDSVAALDVEDITVFHSEWFLRPGTLIVAGDLDRIDLDALAGAAFAGTGGGPAERGGPIEVPLRADRRIILVDRPGSVQSTLRLGHPSPHRAHPDHVPMTLAGTVLGGAFTSRLNHLIREVRGYTYGIRGEFASSRRFGRFAVSSGVQTAVTAPALVEAVGEITRTQAGGVTEDELAVARSWRAGQLSVELQSPRAIASALTTLVVHDLPDDYHARLREELLNADVGEVSEAAATHLHPEALTLVIEGDAATIRTDLEAANLGELNNHP; via the coding sequence ATGACGCTGATCGCCGACCGTCCCGGCCCGGGTGCCGCTCGCCCGTACCGGTTCCCGCCGGTGGTCCGCCGCGCGGCCGGCGGTGGCCAGGTGGTCGCGGCGCACCTGCCCGGTCAGAACCTCGCCGTGGCGTTGCTGCTGCTCGACGCCGGCGCCGGCCGGGAGCTGACGGGCAAGGAGGGGCTGGGCGGGGTGCTCGCCAAGGCCCTGGAGGAGGGCACCGCGCAACGGGACGCCACGGCGTACGCGCTGGCCATCGAGGCGCTCGGCACCGAGCTGGTGACCGGGCTGGACTGGGACTCGTTCCAGATCAGCGTGCAGGTTCCGGTGGACCGGCTGACCGCAGCGGTGCAGCTCCTCGCCGAGGCCGTCCGGACGCCCCGGCTGGACCCGGCCGACGTCCGGCGCGTCCGCGACGACGAGGCCACCGCGCTGCGGATGGACTGGGCCAACCCCGGCCCGCGCGCCGACGCCGCGCTGCGCGCCGACCTGTTCGGCGCCGACAACCGCTGGGGGCGACCGATGTACGGCGACCCGGACTCGGTGGCCGCCCTGGACGTGGAGGACATCACCGTCTTCCACTCCGAGTGGTTCCTGCGGCCCGGCACCCTGATCGTCGCCGGTGACCTGGACCGGATCGACCTGGACGCGTTGGCGGGGGCGGCGTTCGCCGGCACCGGAGGCGGTCCTGCCGAGCGCGGCGGCCCGATCGAGGTGCCGCTGCGCGCCGACCGCCGGATCATCCTGGTGGACCGGCCCGGCTCGGTGCAGTCCACGCTGCGGCTGGGCCACCCGTCGCCGCACCGGGCGCACCCCGACCACGTGCCGATGACCCTCGCCGGCACGGTGCTCGGCGGGGCGTTCACCTCCCGGCTCAACCACCTCATCCGCGAGGTGCGCGGCTACACGTACGGCATCCGGGGCGAGTTCGCCTCGTCCCGCCGGTTCGGCCGGTTCGCGGTCAGCTCGGGCGTGCAGACCGCCGTCACCGCGCCGGCCCTGGTCGAGGCGGTCGGCGAGATCACCCGTACGCAGGCGGGCGGCGTGACCGAGGACGAGCTGGCGGTGGCCCGTTCCTGGCGGGCCGGGCAGCTCTCGGTCGAGCTGCAGAGCCCTCGGGCGATCGCGTCCGCGCTGACCACGCTCGTGGTGCACGACCTGCCGGACGACTACCACGCCCGTCTGCGCGAGGAACTGCTCAACGCCGACGTGGGCGAGGTCTCCGAGGCGGCAGCCACCCACCTCCACCCGGAAGCGCTGACCCTGGTGATCGAAGGCGACGCCGCAACAATCCGCACCGACCTCGAAGCAGCAAACCTAGGCGAACTAAACAACCACCCCTAA
- a CDS encoding M16 family metallopeptidase: MPDSGYPWPIETSRLDNGLRVVVSEDRTAPAVAVNLWYDVGSRHEPAGQTGFAHLFEHLMFEGSVNVAKTEHMKLIQGSGGSLNATTNPDRTNYFETVPAEHLELALWLEADRMGGLVPALTQETLDNQRDVVKNERRQRYENVPYGDAWLRLLPLLYPPGHPYHHSTIGSMADLNAADLATFQAFHETYYAPNNAVLTVVGDARATEVFALADKYFGALPAREDIPAAPDGSTVAATGRAAVETVTADVPAPRVYVAHRGHAFGTPGYDVLTVLATVLGSGRGSRLYQRLADGERIAQPDLVGAYGVDLAHAPAPLIATATARPGVSAERLAEGLATVVDELATVPVTAAELDRAKALLSTAWWRQMSTVDGRADTLGRYTTQFGDPARAADRLPAWLAVTAEQIAETAAEVLGAADRVTLTYLPEETA, encoded by the coding sequence ATGCCCGACAGTGGTTACCCCTGGCCCATCGAGACGTCCCGACTGGACAACGGCCTGCGTGTGGTGGTGAGCGAGGACCGCACCGCGCCCGCGGTGGCAGTCAATCTCTGGTACGACGTCGGATCCCGGCACGAGCCGGCCGGGCAGACCGGTTTCGCCCACCTCTTCGAACACCTGATGTTCGAGGGCTCGGTGAACGTGGCGAAGACCGAGCACATGAAGCTGATCCAGGGCTCCGGTGGCTCGCTCAACGCCACCACCAACCCGGACCGGACGAACTACTTCGAAACGGTCCCGGCCGAGCACCTGGAGTTGGCGCTCTGGCTGGAGGCGGACCGGATGGGCGGGCTGGTCCCGGCGCTGACCCAGGAGACGCTTGACAACCAGCGCGACGTGGTGAAGAACGAGCGCCGGCAGCGCTACGAGAACGTCCCGTACGGCGACGCGTGGCTGCGGCTGCTCCCGCTGCTCTATCCACCGGGGCACCCGTACCACCACTCGACAATCGGCTCGATGGCCGACCTGAACGCCGCCGACCTCGCCACCTTCCAGGCGTTCCACGAGACGTACTACGCGCCGAACAACGCGGTGCTCACGGTCGTCGGCGACGCCCGGGCCACCGAGGTGTTCGCGCTCGCCGACAAGTACTTCGGCGCGTTGCCCGCCCGCGAGGACATTCCGGCCGCCCCGGACGGCAGCACCGTCGCGGCGACCGGACGGGCCGCCGTGGAGACGGTGACCGCCGACGTGCCGGCGCCCCGCGTCTACGTCGCACACCGCGGCCACGCGTTCGGCACCCCGGGCTACGACGTGCTCACCGTGCTCGCCACAGTGCTCGGCAGCGGCCGGGGCAGCCGGCTCTACCAGCGGCTCGCCGACGGCGAGCGGATCGCCCAACCCGACCTGGTCGGGGCGTACGGGGTGGACCTGGCGCACGCCCCGGCGCCGCTGATCGCCACCGCCACCGCCCGCCCCGGCGTGAGCGCCGAGCGGTTGGCCGAGGGGCTGGCCACTGTCGTCGACGAACTGGCCACCGTGCCGGTCACCGCAGCCGAGCTGGACCGGGCGAAGGCATTGCTGAGCACCGCCTGGTGGCGGCAGATGTCGACGGTGGACGGCCGCGCGGACACCCTCGGTCGGTACACCACCCAGTTCGGCGACCCGGCCCGCGCCGCCGACCGGCTGCCCGCCTGGCTCGCGGTGACCGCCGAGCAGATCGCCGAGACCGCCGCCGAGGTGCTCGGCGCCGCCGACCGGGTGACCCTGACCTACCTGCCCGAGGAGACCGCATGA
- a CDS encoding phosphodiesterase: protein MTPPTPGPPARRRAGPAASGVERASAALGRLRRGRLLHPAGRSFAAEVTMWGTPGPPTGVALLDDPGRYAAVVRLSRGTPTPDGWPDVLGLAVRVHLDTGRTFDLLVSSSGAAPVLRNLPLPRRGFTGTYTTIMGYRTARRRLWLAALADPDAVDLGRGLAAVAAAARADAPRLVLAVASAVGRWRPVGQVTIGAQLDAREDAALAFDPVRNLPPDLRAAGPLAWLREQTYRGSRRARGATAQSGGSTAATV from the coding sequence ATGACCCCACCGACCCCCGGCCCACCCGCACGCCGCCGGGCCGGCCCGGCCGCCAGCGGCGTCGAACGCGCCAGCGCCGCGCTCGGCCGGCTGCGCCGTGGCCGGCTGCTGCATCCGGCCGGTCGCTCGTTCGCCGCCGAGGTGACGATGTGGGGTACGCCCGGACCTCCCACCGGCGTTGCCCTGCTCGACGACCCTGGCCGGTACGCGGCCGTCGTGCGGCTCTCCAGGGGGACGCCCACGCCGGATGGCTGGCCTGACGTGCTGGGTCTGGCGGTGCGCGTGCACCTCGACACCGGCCGCACATTCGACCTGCTGGTCAGCTCAAGCGGCGCCGCGCCGGTGCTGCGGAACCTGCCCCTGCCCCGCCGCGGTTTCACCGGGACGTACACCACGATCATGGGTTATCGCACGGCCCGGCGGCGGCTCTGGCTGGCCGCTCTGGCGGACCCGGACGCGGTCGACCTCGGCCGCGGTCTGGCCGCCGTCGCGGCGGCGGCCCGGGCGGACGCGCCGCGCCTGGTGCTCGCGGTCGCGTCCGCCGTGGGGAGGTGGCGCCCGGTCGGGCAGGTCACCATCGGCGCTCAGCTCGACGCCCGGGAGGACGCCGCGCTCGCGTTCGACCCGGTGCGCAACCTGCCACCCGACCTGCGGGCGGCCGGCCCGCTCGCCTGGCTGCGCGAGCAGACCTACCGGGGGTCACGCCGGGCCCGCGGCGCGACGGCTCAGTCCGGGGGTTCGACGGCGGCCACCGTCTGA
- a CDS encoding PPOX class F420-dependent oxidoreductase, with product MPEDPTQQALTDLIAGRSMGVLATLKRDGRPQLSTVVYAFDRAAGLLRVSVTDGRAKTANLRRDPRASFHVGSEDGWAYAVVEGRAELTAPAADVDDATVEELVELYRSLRGEHPDWADYRNAMVADRRLVLRLHVERIYGMPPRG from the coding sequence GTGCCGGAGGACCCGACCCAGCAGGCGTTGACCGACCTGATCGCCGGCCGCTCGATGGGCGTGCTGGCCACCCTCAAACGCGACGGGCGACCGCAGCTGTCCACAGTGGTCTACGCGTTCGACCGCGCGGCCGGCCTGCTCCGGGTGTCCGTCACCGACGGCCGGGCCAAGACCGCAAACCTGCGTCGGGACCCGCGCGCGAGCTTCCACGTCGGCAGCGAGGACGGCTGGGCGTACGCCGTGGTCGAGGGGCGGGCCGAGCTGACCGCTCCGGCGGCCGACGTCGACGACGCCACGGTCGAGGAGCTGGTGGAGCTCTACCGGTCGTTGCGCGGCGAGCACCCGGACTGGGCCGACTACCGCAACGCAATGGTCGCCGACCGGCGGCTGGTGCTGCGCCTGCACGTCGAGCGGATCTACGGGATGCCGCCCCGCGGCTGA